In Kutzneria kofuensis, the DNA window GGCCCGCGAGATCGGCCCGGTCGGGCTGGCCGTGCACCGGTCGATCAAGCAGGCGCTGGACCCGGGCAACCTGTTCAACCCGGGCTCGATGTTCGCTATGGAGTAGGGATCTCGCGGAAGCCGACCTGGCGCAGCACCCGGCCGACGTACTCCAGCACGTCGTCGTGCCGGGGTGGCACCAGCATCCGGTAGAACAACGCCCCCACGATGATCTCCACGATCACCTCGGGGTCGGCGTCCGGCGGCAGCATGCCCTCCCGGATCGCCCTTCGGACCAGCCGAATCCCGCCCTCCCGGCGCTTCGACCCGGAGGCCCGCCAGAACGCGTCGAACAGCTCCGGGTGGCTGAAGGTGGAGCCGATGAGCTGGGCCAGCAGCGGCGCCAGCCGGCGGTCGGCGATGGCGTCCGTCATCGTGCCGACCATGCGGGCGAACACCTCCGGGTACGGCAGCGTGTCGTACTCCTCGTCGGTCAGGTCGGGCGCGTTGCGGCCGTAGACGATGGCCTGGACGAGCAGCTCCTCCTTGGACGACCAGCGCCGGTACACGGTCAGCCGGGCGACGCCGGCCCGCTTGGCGATCTGCTCGATGCTCGTGCCGTCCACCCCGCGCTCGGCGAACAGTTCCAGCGCCGCCCGCAGGATCGCCTCGTCCGCCTCGGGATCGCGAGGTCGGCCCGCGGTCTTCAGCTCGCCAGTGTCTCGTCCAGCCACCTGCCCAGCCTTGCCGGTGCCGGCCGTCCCTGCCAAGCCAGGTGCCCGTCGGGGCGGACGAGCCTGGTCACCGGGCCCGTCTCGACGAGCAGGTCGTCGCCCAGCCGCTCCTTCGCAACCGGCACGTGCGGGTCGTCGGCCGTGGGGACCTCCAGCACCCAGCGGCCGTTCGTCCATCGGGACGCGATCTCCGGCACGCGGTCGCCGCGCGGGCCGAGCGGGCCGCGCCGGTAGGTCAGCGCCAGCTGGCTCGTGCGCTCGAACAACTTCCGTTGCGCCACCGGGAGATTGAGCAGCGGCAGGAACACGGCGTCGCGCAGCAGGCGGCGCCAGAAGCCCATGCCGAGCACGAACGACGTCAGCGCGGTGGTGCCGCTCAGCACCTCCTCGGCGATCGGCCGCCGCTCCGTCTCGTACGTGTCGATCAACCGCTCGGTGGCCCGGCCGTGGAGCACCATTGCCAGCTTCCAGGCCAGGTTCTCGGCGTCGCCGATGCCGGTGTTCATGCCCTGGCCGCTGAACGGGCTGTGCACGTGCGCCGCGTCGCCGGCGAGCAGGATCCGGCCGCGGCGGTAGGCGCCGGCCAGGCGGCGGTGGATGGTGAACGTGGACGTCCAGTCGCAGGCCCCGAACTCGGCCGTCAGCCCGCTTCGCTTCGGCAGCATGGCCTTCAACTCGGCCAGCACGTCGACGGGGCCGGTGCCCGGCAGTTCGCCCTGCAGCCGCCAGAGGTCGTTGCCCGGCAACGGAAACGCCGCGAACATGCCGGCCGTGCCGAGCCAGACCGTCACACCGTCGCGCGGCACCGGCCAGTCCAGGTGCACGTCCGCGAGCAGGAACCGTTCCGCCAGCGGCAC includes these proteins:
- a CDS encoding TetR/AcrR family transcriptional regulator is translated as MAGRDTGELKTAGRPRDPEADEAILRAALELFAERGVDGTSIEQIAKRAGVARLTVYRRWSSKEELLVQAIVYGRNAPDLTDEEYDTLPYPEVFARMVGTMTDAIADRRLAPLLAQLIGSTFSHPELFDAFWRASGSKRREGGIRLVRRAIREGMLPPDADPEVIVEIIVGALFYRMLVPPRHDDVLEYVGRVLRQVGFREIPTP
- a CDS encoding FAD-dependent monooxygenase produces the protein MTVLIAGAGPTGLTAACALMQRGVPVRVLDAAEGPASTSRALGLQPRGAEVLNRVGALGDLPERSMDIRRVTTLAGGRPMMELRLDRWAGRGALISQSEIEKSLRDRLSELGGKVEWGTAVTDMSQDAEGITVQAGEPIRGDWLLGCDGSHSTVRKLAGIDFPGVPLAERFLLADVHLDWPVPRDGVTVWLGTAGMFAAFPLPGNDLWRLQGELPGTGPVDVLAELKAMLPKRSGLTAEFGACDWTSTFTIHRRLAGAYRRGRILLAGDAAHVHSPFSGQGMNTGIGDAENLAWKLAMVLHGRATERLIDTYETERRPIAEEVLSGTTALTSFVLGMGFWRRLLRDAVFLPLLNLPVAQRKLFERTSQLALTYRRGPLGPRGDRVPEIASRWTNGRWVLEVPTADDPHVPVAKERLGDDLLVETGPVTRLVRPDGHLAWQGRPAPARLGRWLDETLAS